A stretch of DNA from Anopheles ziemanni chromosome 3, idAnoZiCoDA_A2_x.2, whole genome shotgun sequence:
AATAAAAAACCAGTAATACAGTCCTATTTTCTATTTATAAATTACGATAGACGATGTAAAAGCTCCATGCCGTACTTCCGGCTGCGTGCAACTAAATCCGTAAGTGAATATTGATCCTTATGACAGTATAGTAAAAAAACCTTAGTTTTCGTCACATTCGTCACGAATTGCTTCGTGAAActaaaattatatttcatcTCCCGCTACAACTTTAGTAATACATAGATCACATTCGATTTAATTGGTGGTATTTTGAGTAGTTGTATGTAATCAGAAAATACATTTGGTTTTAGTGTTTGATTTGTCTGCTCTTAAACACTACTGCCTCGAGATGTTCTCAGATCAATTAAAGCTCAATCTGTCAGTTTATAATTAAGTGACTAGTTTGCTCATATTTAAAGTATTAAATTTATATACTAATTCCAtgcaaataatattttctcaTGGGAACAGTCTAAATATTACGAATGTGCAGTTCTCTTTCGATGACGTATCGGTTGTGTAATATTCATAATTCTCTtctgtaaataaaacatttaagaTTTCGCATAGGAATAActatgatttttttgtttgtttttccgcttattatagaaaacaaaagaaaaagttgaaagaaagaaaagagttGTTAGAAGAAAAGTCTAACTGTATTCATTTGGAGCATAAATCGTGTAGTTTTAAAGGagagatgaaataataaaataattaaataacaaTATCTGACTCATTCAGGATTTTTAAGCCTAAAAATACCAGATACCAACAACAGTTTTTACAATGTTTGGCAACAGTAAGTATCACTTCACCCGTGCACTACGCTCATTTCACATAACATAGCATTTTTCGTCATATACCAATTTATTCTGTATATTTCTTGACACCCCATTTGAATTTCGTAACCGTCAGCAGGCTGCCTAGACAAATGACCTTCGGTGCAGTAACAAACCGCTATGGGAGTGCTAGGCATGCGGGACCCACTGTGCTGAACGAACATGTGACAATCAAATATAACGCCCGTTCAACATCGTTGAGCTATCATCCATCCAATCGGTTGGGCTAAAGATCTAGCACCAAAGGGGCGTGAAATAAATTCGCAGCTTCTAGCAAATTGATCCAAGACATCCATGACAACCGCGACAGCGGGGCGAGTTGATGAATGGAAATGAAGTGTAAACAGCCGTTTTCGTTCGGACTTTCCGTCGAAACCGTCGAAGTGATAGTTTTTGCAAATTGTATTTCGCAACATAATGTTGCCACCGTTGAGCAATGTTACTGGCGGTGGGTCCATATTACTTATTATTAAATTCtctaaattaattattaaaaagaaaagtttatttttcatcatgtgtttgtttacttatcgttttacaattttgttatttcattttatttttccaaattaaCCCATGCTAGAAACAAATTATTAGACAAAAGGTTTTAATAGACTTCAATCAAAATTATCGAATTGGATAAAACACATGAATTTTGAATACAATTGAAATCAATGCTTTTACCACGTCGTCGGAACATTTGGGTGGGTATTAATAAATCGAGGATTGTAGCTAAGTCCTTTACTCAAGTGTACTGGACGTGGTTTGCTCGCTGGAACATTGTGTCTACTGTAAGCAGGATTTACTCCTTTTGCAGGCCCTCTTTCATTTTGAATTGAGCTAATATATCTCGGGGTGAATGACACCATTCTTGGAACATAGATCGGTGCGTCGTACGCCGTATGATACGCTGGTTGGTAGTTGTTCTGCTGTGGCCAAACAACGGTGTTATATTTTAGTGTAGGTGCCCTAGTCGTATGCATTTGTTCATTCTCTGCGTACGGAACGCGGTTAACGATAGGCACAAAGTGGCCTTCCGCCTTCGATGGACGGAAAACGGGGGCAACATTATTCTTTTCAATTCCCTCGCGGAATGATGAAAAGCTCTGATGATGTGGAGGTTGAACAGGATGGCCTTTTGTGGGCGGAGGAATCGTAGAAGGAACAGGAGTAGGAGTGACAGTAAGGATAGGCACCATGGAGTTTGGTTTCCGATTCGGGATGATATGTTGAATAAAGCTCACATAACTGACTGCTGGTTGTATCGAACTCTTCACATCGAATTCTTTTCCTGGTCCGGAACTGATTAGAAGATTTTGATAAGCCTTATTTTCGTGTCCCATTCCTAACGTCATGCACATGAGAACGATGATCAGctgtaaacaataaaaacaacaaatttaaattaaattctgtaTCATAACTATAGTGAATAGATTATTAAAGCATAAGGCTCTTCTTCCTTACCATAAACATTGTTGCAACTGTGACCGTTTAACACTTGATCTGAAGACGGACAACTACCACACTGATGTGTTTGATGACAGTACCGTCTTATTTATACCACGAACGGATCATCCCACAAAAAGAAAGTAGTTGGTTTACTATCTTGCCATTCGTATAATAAGATGCATCTTATCTAACACTTCACAGCCACTTGGtctcatttaaaatatttcgtttaGTTTGAAGCTATTACCTAACAAAATGTAAATAGCTGAACGTCGTTTGAAACTACCTAATTGGGCAATTAATATTATGGAAATCTTAAGACAAGCACAGTTTATACTTTTATATACCACAAAACCTACAttcaattcatctcgcataaGAAATTTAAAGAACTACAATACGTCCTAATCtttatatctataaaaatgaatgtttgtttattcgtgatgctaaaactcaataTTGACTGGACCCATCTTaatgacgtcttcgtatgattcgtttgtttttacccaaggaaggtttaggaaaaaagagaatttgaaaattctctaggaaaagccggaaaataggaaaattcaGTAAACATGGctttttttcatataaaaaatataaaattgggACGTTGGGGGGCGCCCAAAACGAGGTTGGTCTCAGTTCCACCCCCCCATGGTTGGCCATCTCACTTTTTCgcagataaaaacaaaatcgttaCACTGGAAAAATTCTCAAAGACGAGCGGATGCACTGACAGCAACAAAACTTTGCGTACTGATCATGGAAAGGctaaactataaaaaaatggaCCCGATCCCCTTTTCTACCTCCACTCCCCACAACCCaattcccgttacttttgggCCCCCCTCGTATTTATATCGCTTAACGATTTGCGAAAATACAGTATATTTAAATAAGGTGTTTAAACATATGTTAATATAtgtgcatttgtttttattcgttttgcaATAACCAGAAAATCttaattagtttgttttaagTAAAGATTGTCAAGAAATAACATAGGATAATACTTTTAGAAACAATTGGAAgtattgtaaacaaataatataaatGACGTCGATTTAGTATAGTAagtataattttattaaaattcgaTAAATCACATGGTTTCTATCAGAAAATCTGCACTTTTTACATCATCGAACTAGTCTCTACCATCCGTGCGAAGCGATGCCCCCATAAGCGACGTTCGGTGCGTAGGAGAGAACCTTTCCTCCATAGATCTGAGCTGGCTGAGCCAGGATACTCTTTCCGTACACTGGCTCTGCGATCAATGATTTCGACTGATAGATTGGTTCAGCGTACACGTTCTTGGTGTAGATCGGCTCAGATACAATGGTCTTGGCGTAGGCTGGCTCAGCAATGATGGTCTTGCCATAAGACGGCTCAGCGATGATGGTTTTACCATAAGTCGGCTCAGCGATGATGGTTTTACCATAAGACGGCTCAGCAATGATGGTCTTGCTATAAGACGGCTCAGCAATGATGGTCTTGCCATAAGACGGCTCACCAAGGAAGGTCTTGCCAATTGGAGCATAAGACAGCTGCTTCGGGGCGTATTCGAAGTTCTTCACATATTCTGGGGCCTGATAGAGGGACTGGGGAGCATTGTAGGATACTGGAAGAGCTTCAGTAAGCGCCAGAGGCTTGCTGACCACAACCGAGGGAGCGTGATACAGCTGAGGCTCCTGAATGATCGTCTTGCTCACAACTGGAGCCACATTCTTATGGATGGTGGAGTAACTCAAGGATGAGCCGTAAGAATGACCGGTCGGGATGTATCCAGCGCTGGCACAGGCAATAGATGCCACGAGTAGGACAAACTAGAAGGGATTAAGAGAATCAGGTTGATTAGATGGGGAGTTTTTCACACTTCGACAAATTGATTAAACTCACCTTGAACGCCATTATTGATGGGTATTAGATTCGCAGTGAGGTGCTTTGATGAGGACTGTTCAGTGAATGATGTCAATACGATCAGCTGTTTCGGTTTATATAGGCGGCAAACATTGACGAAAATTTAGCGAATAGAGGATGTGAGAGAGGAATTGATCAATAAAAGTCTGTTTCACTTCTTTTTGCGTGGTTCCTACTTCGGTAACCTGGCTTTAGTGTTGTTCACAAGTAATTTTGTTGGAAGTTGTGCTAGATAATTAACTTAAATTAGAACCAGCTTAAGTATTTACAACGAGTTTGGGGTCAGTAATCTTAGGAAAGATTTTCATTTCTCCAgattttgatgatttattttagtaAGTAGACATCGTTagcttttattttcaatgcttAATGGTTCATGGGAATACAACACCAAATATTATTAGAGACTGACCTGCATATAGAAGCAATACTGGTTGGAACGACACACTTTTAGCAAGTCGAAATCTAATAGTCTCAAGCTCCGAATTTATGACTTATGTCAATCATAAGAAACATACAACGACACCATCTTAATAGTACATCAAACAAATGTACAAATAATATTGAAATAGATCAACGAATAACGAAAAGCTACTGTCACGAATTTGAaggtacagtctgttctcgagttacgcggttctcgacttacgcggattcggagatacgcggttttcaaaatttgacagtagattgggtttattacatcgatttaaattcctgagatgtacaaccacacgaaaaaatgtgtaaattacacatttgcataacttacgcttttaatttcgtttgttgcaatttatgtagtttgaatacgcttgcattgcattcatattaatggacaaagaaaaattttgaatattcgatgatacatgtacacaatagctcgatctcttaactcctaatataaactatgtgtcaagcaatattcgagatacgcggaaattcgagatacgcggatttctgtGGAACGCAAaaaccgcgtaactcgggaacaGACTGTCGGGTACAGCACGGACTACGATCGGATAAAATCCGTTCGAATCGAGTTGTCAAAGGTCACTCACATTGAAAAGCGCGGGCAAATCTGGCTCTAAAGTTTCGCTCACCTCCTCTCAAATGTGTTCATTTTACCTGCCATTTCGAATATGAACTAAATGAACTCTTTTCGCAAATCCGTTCGTTCCCGTTTGTATGGGAAGAAATCCGCGAGGTTTTATGCCGCGGATTCTCAACGAATTCGTACATTTGAAggttgttatttaaaaaaagagtgtTAATTGCTTATCCGAGGATcctatttgtagttttttttatgaatttatcatcattttgtgtaattattgaaatgattaCCAACGACTTCGttcgaaaagaaacaatcatggaaacacttaagCGCCTTAAGTATAAACGAAGCTGGAGGCTTCAAAGGAACCTTTGAACATACGAAGTATAAACACAcagagttcatttttcaccgaccGTCGAACGGATATTTTCCGATCGTAGTCTGTGCTCTACCCGTGTATCTATTTCATTCCCCTACCACATCCTCTATTCGCTAAATTTTTGCCAATCGTCGCCTCCTATAAAATCCGAAACAACTGAACATAACGACATCATTCACCGAACAGTCCTCTTCAACGCACCTCACTGCGAATCTAACTTCCATCAATAATGGCGTTCAAGGTGAGTTTAATCAATTTGCGAAGGGTAAAAAACTTCCCATCTAATCAACCTGATTCTCTTAATCCCTTCTAGTTTGTCCTACTCATGGCATCTATTGCCTGTGCCAGCGCTGGATACATCCCAACCGATCATTCTTACGGCTCATCCTTGAGTTACTCCACCATCCATAAGAATGTGGCTCCAGTTGTGAGCAAGACGATCATTCAGGAGCCTCAGCTGTATCACGCTCCCTCGGTTGTGGTCAGCAAGCCTCTGGCGCTTACGGAAGCTCTTCCAGTATCCTACAATGCTCCCCAGTCCCTCTATCAGGCCCCAGAATATGTGAAGAACTTCGAATACGCCCCGAAGCAGCTGTCTTATGCTCCAATGGGCAAGACCTTCCTTGGTGAGCCGTCTTATGGCAAGACCATCATTGCTGAGCCGTCTTATAGCAAGACCATCATTGCTGAGCCGTCTTATGGTAAAACCATCATCGCTGAGCCGACTTATGGTAAAACCATCATCGCTGAGCCGTCTTATGGCAAGACCATCATTGCTGAGCCAGTCTACGCCAAGACCATTGCATCTGAGCCGATCTACACCAAGAACGTGTACGCTGAACCAATCTATCAGTCGAAATCATTGATCGCAGAGCCAGTGTATGGAAAGAGTATCCTGGCTCAGCCAGCTCAGATCTATGGAGGAAAGGTTCTCTCCTACGCACCGAACGTCGCTTATGGGGGCATCGCTTCGCACGGATGGTAGAGATTtgttctttgaaaaaaaatacgcCGGAgtaataattgaaataatgtgatattttggaaACTAATAAAACTGTATTTAAACTTTAATAAGTGCTTCACATTTGACATATGActgaaaatttattcatatgACATCTTATTTAGACTCAAAATAGTCGTGTGATAGAtaagtgttaaaaaaataaatgttttaccaTACCGAATCTTATTCTACATAGGTTCTTTTacttattaaatttttaatcttGACTGAACCTTAGCTCACAAGAGTACTATACAAAtacaaacatatttaaactaaagttaattttcttttgatccaatttttaaagcaaactTCTGATCATCCGCAGGTAGATTATTGAgtgtacaatttttttttcgcatgCACATTACCTGATAAGGTTGTTCAAAAACATATTGACGAAACATTTTTGAGCAAATTTTTGCTCAAAAACCTTCCAGAAGACAGCGGACAAAATGTGCTGTccgttaaaatattttcaagaaAACAACGTGATTCACAAGTCGTTTTACCCTACTTCTCGAAGTTCGTATGCTGTcccatttaaatttaaatttttacttttatatttCGAATAAAGAATAATGCGTGTATAACTCCACTTGTTTCCTCCACCATCCTCGTTTATAAAATTAGAGGTAGAGTAGTTTtggatattttttctttaattgtaTAATTTAGAACGCATACTTTCGTTGGGGTGTCATTTAATAGATATGATAAGCAGGAAACCGTTAATCTCCACTTTTTTAATCACTTACAAGGTATGAGGATATTGCCGacaaacgaaaggaatatatatatatatattatttattttttagatcTTATATCAATCAACCAGACGTATTCAGCTTTACGCACTTTGATCGAATTAATCCGGTTGtatcatgtttttaattttcatttatatcACGTCAAAGGAACCGAGCTTTCAACGGGTAATAATGAAAGCTCGAGTTTTTCAGCCTTAACTCATTCAacttctttcttcttcaagTATTAgtttgtattgttttgttgatCTTTTGaccatttttgaaattatctGTAAAGTTGGCTGATTGGCATTACCGTGTTACTCTTTTCCGCGAATATTGGGTAGTCAtcaagtattttattttttcaattattccgAATTATGTATCTAGTATTacgctttattttgtttttcctgaaaTTTTATTGCACTGTTATTGCAGGCTGTCTTGTTCGGGAACATggttaaaactattttgatgGATTGGAACAAATTTTTAACTATTTAACTACTAGTATTTAGAATTTGGTCAAATTCTGGCAACAATTCAATAAACGTGGCAATATGATTTCCTAATTTGTCGATTAATAATAAGACGTTTATGTTAACATTAGAAACAAGTGTTGCAAAAAATCTAAAAGCATCTGATATCTTTCTTtataaaaggaataaaaacccCCGGCTGACTTAAAAAGTTTGCGACCCAAATTACGCAATTAGAATTATCATAAACTACTTAGGTTATTGCGAGCTAAAGATACGTCCTTTCTGTTTTATCGTCGCTGCAgttcaaaatattcaaacaaaaagttaATGAGCTCGTACTAGGTATCTCTGCAGCCGTATAAACTCTagacaaacattttatatcgtcaaaaaatttattttcagaaaTATCTACATCAATAAACcagtttaatttttcaacaatgACCAAGTCCTTACCATCCGTGGGAAGCGATGCCTCCGTAGGAAAGGACCTTTCCTCCGTAGATCGGAGCTGACTGAGCCAGGATGCTCTTGCCATACACTGGCTCTGCGATCAAGGATTTCGACTGATAGATTGGTTCAGCGTACACGTTCTTGGTGTAGCTTGGCTCAGATACAATGGTCTTGGCGTAGACTGGCTCAGCAATGATGGTCTTGCCATAAGACGGCTCAGCGATGATGGTTTTACCATAAGTCGGCTCAGCGATGATGGTTTTACCATAAGTCGGCTCAGCAAAGAAGGTCTTGCCATAAGACGGCTCACCAAGGAAGGTCTTGCCAATTGGAGCATAAAACAGCTGCTTCGGGGCGTATTCGAAGTTCTTCACATATGCTGGGGCCTGATAGAGGGACTGGGGAGCATTGTAGGATACTGGAAGAGCTTCCGTAAGCGCCAGAGGCTTGCTGACCACAACCGAGGGAGCGTGATACAGCTGAGGCTCCTGAATGATCGTCTTGCTCACAACTGGAGCCACATTCTTATGGATGGTGGAGTAACTCAAGGATGAGCCGTAAGAATGATCGGTTGGGATGTATCCAGCGCTGGCACAGGCAATAGATGCCATGAGTAGGACAAACTAGAAGGGATTAAGAGAATCAGGTTGATTAGATGGGAAGTTTTTTACCCTTCGCAAATTGATTAAACTCACCTTGAACGCCATTATTGATGGAAGTTAGATTCGCAGTGAGGTGCGTTGAAGAGGACTGTTCGGTGAATGATGTCGTTATGTTCAGTTGTTTCGGATTTTATAGGAGGCGACGATTGGCAAAAATTTAGCGAACAGAGGATGTGGTAGGGGAATGAAATAGACACCTTCAAATTCGTGACAGTAGCTTTTCGTTATTCGTTGATCTATTTCAACATTATTTGTACATTTGTTTGATGTACTATTAAGATGGTGTCGTTATATGTTTCTTATGATTGACATAAGTCATAAATTCGGAGCTTGAGCCTATTGGATTTCGACTTACTAAAAGTGTGTCGTTCCAACCAGTATTGCTTCTATATGCAGGTCAGTCTCTAATAATATTTGGTGTTGTATTCCCATGAACCATTaagcattgaaaataaaaactaacgatGTCTACTtactaaaataaatcatcaaaatcTGGAGAAATGAAAATCTTTCCTAAGATTACTGACCCCAAACTCGTTGTAAATGCTTAAGCTGGTTCTAATTTAAGTTAATTATCTAGCACAACTTCCAACAAAATTACTTGTGAACAACACTAAAGCCAGATTACCGAAATAGGAACCAcacaaaaagaagtaaaatagACTTTTATTGATCAATTCCTCTCTCACATCCTCTATTCGCCAAATTTTCGCCAATGTTTGCCGCCTATATAAACCGAAACAGCTGATCGTATTGACATCATTCACCGAACAGTCCTCATCAAAGCACCTCACTGCGAATCTAATACCCATCAATAATGGCGTTCAAGGTGAGTTTAATCAATTTGTCGAAGCGTAAAAAACTCCCCATCTAATCAACCTGATTCTCTTAATCCCTTCTAGTTTGTCCTACTCGTGGCATCTATTACCTGTGCCAGCGCTGGATACATCCCGACCGATCATTCTTACGGCTCATCCTTGAGTTACTCCACCATCCATAAGAATGTGGCTCCAGTTGTGAGCAAGACGATCATCCAAGAGCCTCAGCTGTATCACGCTCCCTCGGTTGTGGTCAGCAAGCCTCTGGCGCTTACGGAAGCTC
This window harbors:
- the LOC131285255 gene encoding adhesive plaque matrix protein-like; amino-acid sequence: MAFKFVLLVASIACASAGYIPTGHSYGSSLSYSTIHKNVAPVVSKTIIQEPQLYHAPSVVVSKPLALTEALPVSYNAPQSLYQAPEYVKNFEYAPKQLSYAPIGKTFLGEPSYGKTIIAEPSYSKTIIAEPSYGKTIIAEPTYGKTIIAEPSYGKTIIAEPAYAKTIVSEPIYTKNVYAEPIYQSKSLIAEPVYGKSILAQPAQIYGGKVLSYAPNVAYGGIASHGW
- the LOC131285256 gene encoding adhesive plaque matrix protein-like, coding for MAFKFVLLMASIACASAGYIPTDHSYGSSLSYSTIHKNVAPVVSKTIIQEPQLYHAPSVVVSKPLALTEALPVSYNAPQSLYQAPEYVKNFEYAPKQLSYAPMGKTFLGEPSYGKTIIAEPSYSKTIIAEPSYGKTIIAEPTYGKTIIAEPSYGKTIIAEPVYAKTIASEPIYTKNVYAEPIYQSKSLIAEPVYGKSILAQPAQIYGGKVLSYAPNVAYGGIASHGW
- the LOC131285257 gene encoding adhesive plaque matrix protein-like encodes the protein MAFKFVLLMASIACASAGYIPTDHSYGSSLSYSTIHKNVAPVVSKTIIQEPQLYHAPSVVVSKPLALTEALPVSYNAPQSLYQAPAYVKNFEYAPKQLFYAPIGKTFLGEPSYGKTFFAEPTYGKTIIAEPTYGKTIIAEPSYGKTIIAEPVYAKTIVSEPSYTKNVYAEPIYQSKSLIAEPVYGKSILAQSAPIYGGKVLSYGGIASHGW